gaattattttctatttgaacATTGTAGAATTTAGAAATAtcagaatatatatttttaatgcttGAATGATTATTAGTTATAATTTATTGCttattttgacatatttctCCCTTATGCGGAAAATCTAGGTCTAAAGATGCAGTGGACCCCAGAGCACACACAATGGGCAGAGCAACACTTTGACATCTCATCTACTACCCGCTCGCCAGCACACAAAGTAGAAGCCTACCGGGGGCACTTACAGCGAACGTACCAGTATGCGTGGGCAAACGATGACATCTCTGCACTGACTGCTTCCAATCTGTTAAAGAAATATGCAGAGAAGTACTCTGGGATCCTAGAGGGCCCGAATGAAAGAGCCCTGCTGTGTTCCTACTCTGATAGCAGCACTGGACTCATGAATGGACGAAAGTCAGAGAATGAGTCCTGGCAGGAGGGGATTTACCCAATGAACTGTGCTCCAGATGTTATATCTGTGAGCAAAGCTGGAATGACAGCTGCCCTACCCCCTACAGATGTGTCCGCTAGCATAGGCAGCTCCCCGGGGGTGGCCAGCAGCTTGTCTGAGCCTAGCTATTCCAGCAGTAACTGTGGGAGCCACACAGCCACTACTCTCCACTCGGGCCTCCCCTCTCAGGAATATACTGCCAGCTACAACGCCTCCTACCTACATTCTAGCTACAGCAGCCAGAATACCCcagccctcccctccccacaTCCATCTCCTTTGCACAGTGCTGGGCTCTTACAACcgccacccccacctcctcctcctacctTAGTGCCGAGCTACAACACCGGGTCTCCAAACCTTCCAAACTACAATTATCCTCCAACAGGGTATCCTTCTCAGACTGCTGTTGGCCCAGGTTACAGCCCTGGGGGAGCACCCCCTCCTTCAGCTTATCTGCCGTCCGGTATTGCAGCTCCTACACCAATCCCTCCCTCCACACTGCCTGGCTACACCTACCAGTCCCATAATCATACGCCAATTGCACCAACACCTTTGAATGGCAGCACATCCAACTCATTAAAACGAAAAGCTTTCTACATGAGTGGACATGGAGATATGGACTCTAGCTATGGTAATTTCAACTACAACCAACAGCGCTCTTCACAGAGCCCGATGTACAGAATAACAGACAGCAGCGTCTCAGACTCAAACAGGGGAAATGGCTTTGAGAGAAATGCAGAGGCTTCGTCTTTAGCGTTTAAACCAACCAAACAGCCAATGTCCTCTGATCAGCAAAGAAAATTTAACATGCACTCTGGCAGAGCACTAACTCCTCCCTCCTATGGATCAACCAAAAGCTCTGTGGGTGATCTCAGAACTAGTGAGCCCTACAGCAAGTTTGGATCTCCCATCATGAGTGAGCAAACTGAAGAGCACAGAAGGCACCTCTCTCACTCCCTAACAGGGCCTGACCTTGGTACGGCTACCTCGTCCATCCATGCTGCGGAGGAGCAACTGAAGAACAGTGATTCCAACCTGGTGGAGATGGTGACCACGGAAATCCTTCAGCAGGGCCCTCCGGTGGACTGGAGTGACATCGCAGGTCTGGAAATGGTCAAAGCAGCAATTAAAGAGGAGATACTATGGCCCATTTTAAGGCCAGACATGTTTAGTGGACTTGCCACATTACCTCGAAGCCTCCTTTTATTTGGACCTCAGGGAACTGGTAGAACGCTGCTGGCACGCTGCATGGCCAGCCAACTGGGGGCTGCCTTCTTGCGACTCAGCAGCTCAGGTCTGGTGACGAAGTGGCTGGGGGAAGGCGACAAGATCATCCAGGCTTCTTTCCTGGTGGCCCGGTGTCGCCAGCCGGCGGTGGTGTTCATCAGCGAAGTggacctgctgctgtcagcccAGCTCAGCGAGGAGAGCCCTGTGAGTCGCCTCAAGGCCGAGCTCCTCATGCAGCTTGACAGTATTCTGACCTCTGCTGAGGACCATGTCCTCGTGGTCTGCTCCACCAATAAGCCTGAAGAGATCCCAGAGTCCCTAAGGAGGTACTTTACCAAGCGACTGCTCATCCCCTTGCCTGATGGGACAGCACGACACCAGATAATCAGCCAACTGCTCTCACAGAACAACTACTGTCTTAGTGACAAAGAGATGTCACTGCTGGTTCAGAGGACAGAGGGCTTTTCTGGACTGGACGTGGCCCAGCTGTGTCAGGAGGCTGTAGTAGGTCCTCTTCATGGCATTCCTGGTACTGACTTGTCAAGTATCCATCCCAGTCAGATGAGACCGGTCTCCTACCAAGACTTTGACAATGTGTTCTGCAAATTTCAGCCTAGCATATCACAAAAAGAACTTGACATGTACACTGAGTGGAATAAAATGTTTGGTTGTAGTCAATGAAAGAGATCCATCAAACACAATTTCTTTAAACCCagtaattaaatacaaatatgatTTGGCcttcagtgaagaagaaaaatatcaaacaatgGTGAAATGAACACGTTATACACAGCAAAGGGATTGTCCTTGAAAGACAGATGACGACAGTCTGGATATCACACATTGGTAActattaattaaatgttttatatggcTGAAGCCATGTACTCACTAAAGTTCAAACAACTTGTAGAAGACGCCCCCTCTTTttgtatatacatatgtgtgtatatatatacatatatatatatatatatatgtatgtacatatatgtgtgtatatatatgtatgtatatatatgtatatatatatatatatatgtatgtatatatatgtatatatatatatatatatatatatatatatatatatattatatatatgtatatatatactattCTGCTGATCTTGAGATTTAGTTGCTATCAAGTGCCTGAGGTGGTGCTGTTTAAGTtgggttttttggggtttttttgcctCACAATCTTCATTGGTGACATGTGGTGATataaaaaagctttaaaatgagacaaaaaactTTCCATTTCCATTTGAGCAGTGTTCTACAGCTGTGTCGGTTTCGTGGTCTCTGTGAACAGTTGTGGTTAATTTGAGGTAATTTAAATTTATTGGCATAATTTCAGTTGGGCTTCATTACCTTACGCAGGTTTTATGTATGTGTAAATCATTTAATTACAATAACACTGACATTGAACTTGTTTGCTAGATTACATGATTTGTTTTCTGGCAAACTTGAGGTGAATTTGGTTTGCTTAACTAGCCTCTCCACTATcgatgaaataaaaaaaatatatatattattttacaatGTGACTTCaatttaaacaataaattacTATGTAATTGCTGTTAAAATATTGTTACAGTAGTAATTCACAGTGTTTCgcataaatgtaaaattctaccatttttttctttcgATGTTCTCTATTTGAAAACTCAGGAAAGTGATAATGACATGTATCGTACCTCATAAGCTTGTGTCGAAGCACTACACACTACAAGAGCATTTGGCTTGCATTTGAAATTCCATCATCAAACCATGAAAGGCTATATAATACCTCAAAAAGCTCAAAATGAAACTAGAAGGTTCCTACAATGAATGTATGAGAGTAATTGTGGTTTATTtgcaagagacaaaaaaaaagttatttttgggGGGTTCTTTACATTTGGATTTGTTTGAAATAGAAACTTGTAGTACGATTGGAGATTTGCCTTTGAAAAGAATCAGAACCATAATGTAAGTGTCAGTTGTAGCCTTGAGGCCATTTCTGTTTGgaacacagtttttatttcctgttggGTAAAAATCTTCATTTCCATCATTTACAATGATCCTGTTCTTTAGTTCGCTGTTTGCAGACACAACTGTTCAGCTTGTGGTGACGCAGAGCGGAGAGAGATTTGAGAAGTGCAGACAAATATCTTGGGGTTGAGGAAGACAACTGCCCTGAGCTGTTTCAttccatcctgctgctgttttatcaTTAATAAGACCTAAGGATTATGTATAGCCTAAGTTCCTTTCTACCTCAGTTTGTTCGTTATCTCTGAAAGGCAAATTCATGAAGACAGCGAAATGTCAGCACCTATTCTGCTTGTTTGATGCGGAAACCTTTTGAGAGAAACAGTGTTGTGCTGTTTGCAAAATCTATTAGCTTTACATTTTGATAACTCCCAAGAACCCTGTTTCTCACCACATAATGCACTTAAAGGGGAATACCACTGAATGTCAGGTTTGGTATACACTATGCCTTTGCCTTAGGACAATTTGGTCTGTGTTAGCTAACATCCGCCAGTGGATAAGGTTGCTATAACTTCTTTTGCCCCTGAATCTGTGATGTCAACTAGagaatttaaaagtgaaagcaTCCACAATGATGTTATGTACATATTTTCTGGCCAATTACATTAGTTTAACATGAGGTATACGGAAAAATTGGTTTGACCTTTGTAGGCCATAACTGTAACATTCATGAATTGAGTGGCATTCCTTTTTAAGAACATGTCTTAAAGGCTCGTCTCACAAGATCTGTGCACAAAATGCAACTGTTATTTTACCGTTTGTCATCGTCACGTTTAAACTGTTACCGTGTTATTAATCACTATTGGCTGCCATTAATCAGTACATTTCCATGCAGCATTTCTAACAATGAAAAAAGCAGGTCTGACAGCTGAATTGGCAAGTAAAAGTATTGAATGTAttatgtcctctgagcagtaAGGAAAGCAAAGCACTTGCACATTGAAAAATGCCACTAAAGTAGAAAGCACTGTATGTGTATAATACTGCAGAGGTGTTAAAGGaccttgtgtttcttttcatagGAGGTCCCCTCATGTTTGTTATCTATTGCACATGTTtatcctgtttctttttttttcttcttcttctttttttttagacagTGTGCGTATTGATTCACTGCCACCTGCTTTGGAATCATTAACTCCTCCAGACCTGAATCAGGATGTTTTCAtccaaaacaataacagaaaacacTTCTCAGCAGCAAGGAAAGCTAGCAAGCTTGCCAACAGTAATATCTTGTTGTGGTTTCACACTATctgtgttatatatttatagatgTTAACTGCAGTCATAAGATGGATGGCGTTTTCAGTGAATGCGCACAAACTTACATTCATGGGTAAAGTAGTAACCCAACCCCACACCATTTGATTTACCTAGGAgcatcattatttcatttgttcagttaGAAAACATTCACCACACGAGACATTTTGTGGATGTGTTGTACATGTAACTGAATAGACAACAGTgttaatatgtgtgtttgcttttaagaattgtttttctgttgtgtcaAGTATAATCAAAAAAACATGTAGTTACATAAAATTAGACTAATATTCATGTGAAacgcattttttaaaaactgattttactgttttcactgGATGATATGAAGGAAATGAGCAGAAAACTTAAAAATTGCAGCGCTCCCCTTTAATATTATGTCATTAATTATTGCACTTTGATGTGTTTATtaatagatttttcttttcttttttttcccttgaaGCCAAAGCAAATCATCTTTCTTTTGACGGCGTTATGAATTTCACTGTCTTTAATGCCACAATGTAAACTGTGGATATTTTTAATTGGAAATTTTAGAGCACTCTCACTGGGCAGTGTCAAGTTATCGTATCACAGTATGTCAGATATTTTCAGGAGACGTGAGTTTTGTTAAACATCAGTACTTTTTTACCCTCTCTGAGTTAATGAACAGTCATTCACCTCTGCCTGGAGTACTCGTAGACACATGACTAATTTGTTTATCTTTAGAATACAATGCAACACAGATatcagcagaaaatgtcaccTACCACACAGACGTATTGTCACACTGGAATATAATTGTTTCTGTGTCCGTGATTACTAATTTTAAGAAGTCACTTTATTCATGGCTAGGTTTTTGACAAGACGATAAGAAGCCCTAAGTGCCATTAACAAGCACAAATCTCACAAGTTTAAGAGGTCGACTGTTCATGAACTtagagagaaatgtgtgttaaaaaggcagaaatgttCCACTCGCATTAAGTACTACTTATAATCACTTAGACAATAATAGATCTTGTCACAtatttgcttcttcttttttttttttcctttttttttttttttttactgtctcccaaacagtgaaacagagcACAGTGTAACACAAGGCACATGGATGAAAAGTTACTGtaaatttgtatgttttttaattttcatccGAGCTACACAGTAAAAAGACTTACAGCAAGATCTGACATGAGGAAAACTATTCTACacttgtgtgtatatttaaCATGCTGTAGATGTTATCATTAAAAATAGTCATTCATTATTGAGGGTGATGTGATGAAAGGGCCTACAGTCACAAACAACACTTGAGCAGAACCTTTGATAAGCACATCGAGTCTCACAGTGATGCTGACTCAGTCACTTGAATCGCTTTTTTTTCAGAATCTGTCAGTATTCCTGTAATTACATTTGTTGAGAAACTGCTTAAGCTTTTGATTCCATCCTTATGTAGTTTTATAGTCTGGCATTCTTTATAACCATTTCTACCTCATTACTACATATTGTACATGTAGTACTTATGTCCTGTCATTTTGAATGTCATTACATTTGTggataaaaagttaaaacaacaacaataaaaaaaaaaaagttaaaaaaagttaaaaaaaaaaaaaaaaaaagtgaataaataaaagcttgCCCTTGAATCTGAGCAGTCTACCTCAAAAAGACTGTCTTTACACTGTCAAGTacaagtcaaagaaaaaaaatgaggca
This genomic interval from Seriola aureovittata isolate HTS-2021-v1 ecotype China chromosome 11, ASM2101889v1, whole genome shotgun sequence contains the following:
- the fign gene encoding fidgetin isoform X1 — translated: MITSTSFYGLKMQWTPEHTQWAEQHFDISSTTRSPAHKVEAYRGHLQRTYQYAWANDDISALTASNLLKKYAEKYSGILEGPNERALLCSYSDSSTGLMNGRKSENESWQEGIYPMNCAPDVISVSKAGMTAALPPTDVSASIGSSPGVASSLSEPSYSSSNCGSHTATTLHSGLPSQEYTASYNASYLHSSYSSQNTPALPSPHPSPLHSAGLLQPPPPPPPPTLVPSYNTGSPNLPNYNYPPTGYPSQTAVGPGYSPGGAPPPSAYLPSGIAAPTPIPPSTLPGYTYQSHNHTPIAPTPLNGSTSNSLKRKAFYMSGHGDMDSSYGNFNYNQQRSSQSPMYRITDSSVSDSNRGNGFERNAEASSLAFKPTKQPMSSDQQRKFNMHSGRALTPPSYGSTKSSVGDLRTSEPYSKFGSPIMSEQTEEHRRHLSHSLTGPDLGTATSSIHAAEEQLKNSDSNLVEMVTTEILQQGPPVDWSDIAGLEMVKAAIKEEILWPILRPDMFSGLATLPRSLLLFGPQGTGRTLLARCMASQLGAAFLRLSSSGLVTKWLGEGDKIIQASFLVARCRQPAVVFISEVDLLLSAQLSEESPVSRLKAELLMQLDSILTSAEDHVLVVCSTNKPEEIPESLRRYFTKRLLIPLPDGTARHQIISQLLSQNNYCLSDKEMSLLVQRTEGFSGLDVAQLCQEAVVGPLHGIPGTDLSSIHPSQMRPVSYQDFDNVFCKFQPSISQKELDMYTEWNKMFGCSQ
- the fign gene encoding fidgetin isoform X2 — translated: MQWTPEHTQWAEQHFDISSTTRSPAHKVEAYRGHLQRTYQYAWANDDISALTASNLLKKYAEKYSGILEGPNERALLCSYSDSSTGLMNGRKSENESWQEGIYPMNCAPDVISVSKAGMTAALPPTDVSASIGSSPGVASSLSEPSYSSSNCGSHTATTLHSGLPSQEYTASYNASYLHSSYSSQNTPALPSPHPSPLHSAGLLQPPPPPPPPTLVPSYNTGSPNLPNYNYPPTGYPSQTAVGPGYSPGGAPPPSAYLPSGIAAPTPIPPSTLPGYTYQSHNHTPIAPTPLNGSTSNSLKRKAFYMSGHGDMDSSYGNFNYNQQRSSQSPMYRITDSSVSDSNRGNGFERNAEASSLAFKPTKQPMSSDQQRKFNMHSGRALTPPSYGSTKSSVGDLRTSEPYSKFGSPIMSEQTEEHRRHLSHSLTGPDLGTATSSIHAAEEQLKNSDSNLVEMVTTEILQQGPPVDWSDIAGLEMVKAAIKEEILWPILRPDMFSGLATLPRSLLLFGPQGTGRTLLARCMASQLGAAFLRLSSSGLVTKWLGEGDKIIQASFLVARCRQPAVVFISEVDLLLSAQLSEESPVSRLKAELLMQLDSILTSAEDHVLVVCSTNKPEEIPESLRRYFTKRLLIPLPDGTARHQIISQLLSQNNYCLSDKEMSLLVQRTEGFSGLDVAQLCQEAVVGPLHGIPGTDLSSIHPSQMRPVSYQDFDNVFCKFQPSISQKELDMYTEWNKMFGCSQ